A genomic segment from Agelaius phoeniceus isolate bAgePho1 chromosome 2, bAgePho1.hap1, whole genome shotgun sequence encodes:
- the LTN1 gene encoding E3 ubiquitin-protein ligase listerin isoform X2, which translates to MGGKNKQRTKGNLRPSSSGRAAELLAKERGTVPGFIGFGTSQSDLGYVPAIQGAEEVDSLVDADFRMAMQEFGTMCKEREAEVVKGVLPYWPRIYCKISLDHDRRVREATQQSFEQLILKVKKHLAPYLKSIMGYWLIAQCDTYSPAASAAKVAFEKAFPLSKQPEALVFCKDEILNVLQDHLLKETADTLSDPQTVPEEEREAKFFRILTCSLLALKKLLSMLPKKEMHSLEEKLMSLLSQNKFWKYSKNNVSQVRSAFFELISAFCQHLPEVVKAEAPRVCPAVLLSIDDSDAAVCPALWEAVLYTITTIEDCWSHVNARKGVLPKLWTVLREGGRGLATVIYPNLLPFISKVPPDVVEPKLEYFRVFFSSIIQGLSNERTIASPSESSAIITAFMECLCFAVLQKGEDQSQIHQMLICDQLIPFVSAVLKDPKLQSGPLFYQTAEVLSSWEAKAELFNDDGTDEVFQKLLSDFWGHLLKMCILHVDRLDADPKLLFAISGMLEILHNPKSAMKPSNRKSLKIRFTDEDEFERNTESRKFMEVRNGDSEIQADLQQTSHLRKEPLENLVCNLAELSIVYVNEQKSEQHLNFLSALLNTFSSNRVFQVLLEQGNNVSPAQAESQNEVKAHNRSPSVQFLYLNLITWLKEDWRKDTHFLVDILYSVLHCCNNNDERKVILDDLVKMDLKWVIFLQIIQKACSGTTKLSLVSDWLKGDTLGERLVMLADDLCHLGLKPRAASSGSASSERWTLLSLVLSQHVKSESLIGETFVERIIDKLQAALSKAKDLSEAGDTEPSVSFICDVASSFFSSVKGCLLMPSSEDLLLTIFQLCAQRQDATHLSDVLVCKLKHTWMSGVNSLVHQLQGTQSNFLFKAALWVKNQVQSSSLDVKRLQVLISAVSDLLLKLMEADGQSGCLVRAYVEHVTPNKIEWGKLHESLCSEWMHKPLLEGRLSMNCEPLGSSVNLCGTTKLPGHLCTSALLSKIVLLQLKNHVVHGDHDSERKKIDNIIAELLYSLQWIEELENPPYLLLEYLHMLEEMHITYEEFSTLSSTANLQQTIFDRSEEHGRLWSLTMAKVIRAENAVSWERKELFKTAEGFLPLTEGRLHTLQCLSSFLTEEEKRELVFHCVAKLMTCTQTELSSTDGAFGCLSILNSCLKDRSIDCDHLLPAVLKIIISWKNDNDDSFLFSCSLKEASAQLLGFNIELMRYLPLLLKYSAAPLADNEWDFLMCSMLAWLETTSESRLLYHIPLVQIFACVSCDLASALSTYFEAAAPYSTANLPKNLVSEWKEFFSEGIHNLLLPLLVKITGETKNASEGSFQNSVLSSLGEALTYISKDQFLNHKLPPKFVAGQKTNLPDKLQTLLNTLCPLLLFRARPVQVSVYHMLHKLMPELPKFDDEDLKSYGDEEEELALSPPAALMSILATQELLLENILECIPVGEFAVIQPLSDEFCLVLGYLLTWKLTLAFFKAASSQLRVLYSQYLRRTKSLNKLLYHLFRLMPENPVFSGPTSEVPNKDTKTFFTEELRLDVKGTGMLSSQIPHLACSVYHITLKDLPAMVRLWWNSCEKRVFNVVDKFTSKYVSSVLSSQEIASVQTSTQLFNGMTVKARSAAREVIATYSVDDIFIELIIQLPSNYPLGSITVESGKRVGVAVQQWRNWMLQLSTYLTHQNGSIMEGLSLWKNNVDKRFEGVEDCMICFSVIHGSNYSLPKKACRTCKKKFHSACLYKWFSSSNKSTCPLCRETFL; encoded by the exons GATCATGATCGCCGTGTTCGAGAAGCAACTCAGCAATCTTTTGAGCAACTGATTCTTAAAGTCAAAAAACACTTAGCTCCTTACTTAAAAAGTATCATGGGTTACTGGCTGATTGCTCAGTGTGACACTTACtcccctgctgcttctgctgcaaaAGTAGCTtttgaaaaagcttttcctttgaGCAAACAACCTGAAGCCTTAGTATTCTGTAAGGATGAAATTCTTAAT GTACTTCAAGATCACCTTCTGAAGGAAACAGCTGATACACTTAGTGACCCTCA AACTGTACcagaagaagaaagggaagCCAAATTTTTCCGGATTCTGACCTGTTCCTTGTTAGCTTTAAAAAAGTTGCTCAGCATGTTGCCAAAGAAAGAGATGCATTCATTGGAGGAAAAGTTAATGTCACTTCTGTCCCAAAACAAATTTTGGAAATATAGCAAAAACAATGTATCACAG GTTCGCTCAGCTTTCTTTGAGCTGATTTCTGCTTTTTGCCAGCACTTGCCTGAGGTGGTGAAAGCTGAAGCACCAAGAGTTTGTCCTGCTGTTCTTCTCAGCATTGATGACAGTGATGCAGCGGTGTGTCCTGCTCTTTGGGAAGCAGTGCTTTATACTATCACCACTATTGAG GACTGTTGGAGTCATGTAAATGCCAGAAAAGGAGTTCTGCCAAAGCTCTGGACAGTGCTTCGAGAAGGTGGGCGAGGATTAGCTACTGTAATCTACCCAAACCTCCTGCCCTTCATTAGCAAGGTGCCTCCTGACGTTGTGGAACCGAAGCTGGAATACTTCAGAGTTTTTTTCAGCTCTATAATTCAAGG GTTGTCAAATGAGAGGACAATAGCCAGTCCTTCAGAAAGTTCAGCAATTATAACTGCATTTATGGAGTGTCTGTGCTTTGCTGTACTACAGAAAGGAGAAGACCAAAGCCAAATTCATCAAATGCTTATATGTGACCAG TTGATTCCTTTTGTCAGTGCTGTACTTAAAGACCCCAAGTTACAAAGTGGACCACTGTTTTATCAAACAGCTGAAGTGCTGAGTTCCTGGGAAGCTAAAGCAGAACTCTTCAATGATGATGGCACAGATGAAGTTTTCCAGAAACTGTTGTCAGATTTTTGGGGCcatcttttaaaaatgtgtataCTTCATGTTGATAGGTTGGATGCTGACCCGAAATTACTGTTTGCCATATCTGGTATGCTAGAAATTCTTCATAATCCGAAGAGTGCTATGAAACCAAGCAATAGAAAATCTCTAAAAATCAGATTTACAGATGAGGATGAATTTGAAAGGAACACTGAGAGTCGAAAGTTCATGGAAGTTAGAAATGGTGACTCTGAAATTCAGGCTGACTTGCAGCAAACGTCACATCTAAGGAAAGAACCTCTAGAGAACTTAGTCTGCAacctggctgagctgagcaTTGTGTATGTCAATGAACAGAAGTCAGAACAGCATTTGAACTTTCTCTCTGCCCTTCTCAACACTTTTTCCTCAAACAGAGTTTTCCAAGTACTTTTAGAGCAGGGAAATAATGTAAGTCCTGCTCAAGCTGAATCCCAAAATGAAGTAAAAGCTCATAACCGAAGTCCATCTGTACAATTTCTGTATCTGAATTTAATAACCTGGCTGAAAGAAGACTGGAGAAAAGACACCCATTTCCTGGTTGATATTTTATACAGTGTACTTCATTGTTGCAACAATAATGATGAAAGGAAAGTCATTCTTGATGATTTAGTAAAG atggaTCTTAAGTGGGTTATTTTTCTCCAGATAATTCAAAAG GCATGCTCAGGCACAACGAAACTTTCCTTAGTCTCTGACTGGCTGAAAGGAGACACGCTTGGAGAAAGACTGGTAATGCTGGCGGATGATCTGTGTCACCTGGGCTTAAAACCTAGAGCAGCCTCATCAGGATCAGCCTCTTCAGAAAGGTGGACCCTTCTGAGCTTGGTGTTGTCACAGCACGTTAAAAGTG AATCATTGATTGGTGAAACCTTTGTTGAAAGGATTATTGATAAACTTCAAGCAGCTCTGTCCAAAGCGAAGGATCTTTCTGAAGCTGGAGATACTGAACCATCAGTATCTTTCATCTGCGATGTGGCCTCAAGCTTTTTCAGCTCTGTGAAAGGCTGTTTGCTGATGCCATCCTCAGAAGACTTGCTCCTTACCATCTTCCAGCTGTGTGCTCAGAGGCAGGATGCAACACACTTGTCAG ATGTACTTGTATGCAAGTTAAAACACACTTGGATGTCTGGTGTAAATTCACTTGTGCATCAGCTTCAGGGCACTCAGAGCAACTTTTTGTTTAAAGCTGCACTGTGGGTCAAGAACCAAGTTCAGTCTTCCTCTTTGGATGTTAAAAG GCTTCAGGTTTTGATCTCTGCAGTCAGTGATTTGCTGTTGAAGCTCATGGAAGCTGATGGACAGTCTGGATGTCTTGTGAGAGCTTATGTTGAGCATGTGACACCAAACAAAATTGAGTGGGGGAAATTGCACGAATCTCTGTGCTCTGAG TGGATGCACAAGCCTCTTTTGGAAGGAAGGCTTAGTATGAATTGTGAACCTCTGGGATCAAGTGTCAACCTGTGTGGCACAACTAAACTTCCAGGCCATCTGTGTACTTCAGCCTTATTAAGTAAAATAGTACTACTTCAGCTGAAAAATCATGTAGTCCATGGAGATCATGattctgaaagaaagaaaattgatAATATAA TTGCAGAACTGTTATATTCGCTACAATGGATTGAAGAATTGGAGAATCCTCCTTATCTGCTTCTGGAATATCTTCATATGTTAGAAGAGATGCACATCACATATGAGGAGTTTAGTACTCTGAGTAGTACAGCTAACCTGCAGCAAACTATATTTGACAG ATCAGAGGAACATGGAAGACTCTGGTCCTTAACCATGGCCAAAGTGATCCGCGCTGAGAATGCTGTATCCTGGGAGAGGAAAGAACTTTTCAAGACAGCAGAAGG GTTCCTTCCATTAACAGAGGGCAGATTGCATACACTTCAGTGTTTATCATCTTTCTTAACTGAGGAAGAAAAGAGGGAACTTGTCTTCCATTGTGTGGCCAAACTTATGACATGTACACAGACAGAGCTTTCCAGCACTGACG GAGCATTTGGGTGTCTTTCCATTTTGAACTCCTGCTTGAAGGATAGAAGTATTGATTGTGATCATCTATTACCTGCAGTACTGAAAATCATAATATCTTGGAAAAATGATAATGATGACAGCTTTCTCTTTAGCTG CAGTCTGAAAGAAGCAAGTGCTCAATTGCTTGGTTTCAACATTGAGTTGATGCGTTACCTTCCCTTGTTGCTGAAATATTCTGCAGCTCCTTTGGCTGATAATGAATGGGACTTCTTGATGTGCTCCATGCTGGCTTGGTTAGAG ACAACAAGTGAAAGCCGTTTGCTTTACCATATCCCGCTTGTGCAGATTTTTGCTTGTGTCAGTTGTGACTTGGCATCTGCCCTTAGCACTTACTttgaggctgcagctccttaCAGTACTGCAAATCTTCCTAAGAACTTGGTCAGTGAATGGAAGGAATTCTTTTCTGAGGGAATTCACAATTTGCTGTTACCCTTGTTGGTGAAAATCACAG GAGAAACCAAAAATGCATCAGAAGGCTCTTTTCAGAACTCTGTATTATCATCTTTGGGTGAAGCTCTAACTTACATCTCAAAGGACCAGTTCTTAAACCATAAGCTGCCACCGAAGTTTGTTGCAGGCCAGAAGACAAATCTTCCAGATAAACTCCAGACTCTACTGAACACACTCTGTCCGTTATTGCTTTTCCGGGCTCGACCTGTACAGGTTTCTGTCTACCATATGCTGCATAA ATTAATGCCTGAATTGCCTAAATTTGATGATGAAGATCTCAAGTCCTATGGTGATGAAGAGGAGGAATTGGCATT AtcacctccagcagctcttATGTCCATCCTGGCCACTCAAGAACTCTTGCTAGAAAACATCCTGGAATGCATTCCGGTTGGAGAATTTGCAGTTATTCAACCCCTGAGTGATGAGTTCTGCCTTGTTCTAGGATATCTTCTCACTTGGAAGTTGACATTAGCTTTCTTTAAAGCAGCTTCTTCTCAG CTACGTGTTCTCTACTCACAATACCTTAGAAGAACTAAAAGCTTGAATAAACTGCTTTATCACTTGTTCAGGCTTATGCCTGAAAACCCTGTCTTTTCTGGGCCAACTTCAGAAGTTCCAAATAAGGACACAAAAACCTTCTTTACTGAAGAGCTTCGTTTAGATGTCAAAG ggacagggatgctGTCATCCCAGATCCCACACTTGGCCTGCTCTGTGTACCATATAACTCTGAAAGATCTGCCAGCCATGGTGAGGCTGTGGTGGAATAGCTGTGAGAAGCGTGTCTTCAATGTTGTGGATAAATTCACAAGCAAATATGTCAGCAGTGTGCTCTCCTCCCAGGAAATAGCTTCTGTTCAGACTAGCACACAGTTATTTAATGGCATGACA GTAAAAGCTCGGTCTGCAGCACGAGAAGTCATTGCAACCTATTCTGTTGATGATATCTTTATTGAACTAATAATACAGCTTCCATCAAATTATCCACTGGGATCCATAACAGTTGAGAGTGGAAAGAGGGTTGGTGTAGCTGTACAGCAGTGGCGCAATTGGATGCTACAGTTAAGCACATATCTTACACATCAG aATGGAAGTATTATGGAAGGCTTATCTTTGTGGAAAAATAATGTGGATAAACGTTTTGAAGGCGTTGAAGATTGCATGATCTGTTTTTCAGTCATTCATGGTTCAAACTATTCTCTTCCCAAAAAAGCTTGCAGAACGTGCAAGAAGAAGTTTCATTCAGCTTGCTTG taCAAATGGTTCTCATCCAGCAACAAATCCACATGTCCACTCTGTCGAGAGACATTCTTGTGA
- the LTN1 gene encoding E3 ubiquitin-protein ligase listerin isoform X4: MVLRKLSKRDVTTKLKAMQEFGTMCKEREAEVVKGVLPYWPRIYCKISLDHDRRVREATQQSFEQLILKVKKHLAPYLKSIMGYWLIAQCDTYSPAASAAKVAFEKAFPLSKQPEALVFCKDEILNVLQDHLLKETADTLSDPQTVPEEEREAKFFRILTCSLLALKKLLSMLPKKEMHSLEEKLMSLLSQNKFWKYSKNNVSQVRSAFFELISAFCQHLPEVVKAEAPRVCPAVLLSIDDSDAAVCPALWEAVLYTITTIEDCWSHVNARKGVLPKLWTVLREGGRGLATVIYPNLLPFISKVPPDVVEPKLEYFRVFFSSIIQGLSNERTIASPSESSAIITAFMECLCFAVLQKGEDQSQIHQMLICDQLIPFVSAVLKDPKLQSGPLFYQTAEVLSSWEAKAELFNDDGTDEVFQKLLSDFWGHLLKMCILHVDRLDADPKLLFAISGMLEILHNPKSAMKPSNRKSLKIRFTDEDEFERNTESRKFMEVRNGDSEIQADLQQTSHLRKEPLENLVCNLAELSIVYVNEQKSEQHLNFLSALLNTFSSNRVFQVLLEQGNNVSPAQAESQNEVKAHNRSPSVQFLYLNLITWLKEDWRKDTHFLVDILYSVLHCCNNNDERKVILDDLVKMDLKWVIFLQIIQKACSGTTKLSLVSDWLKGDTLGERLVMLADDLCHLGLKPRAASSGSASSERWTLLSLVLSQHVKSESLIGETFVERIIDKLQAALSKAKDLSEAGDTEPSVSFICDVASSFFSSVKGCLLMPSSEDLLLTIFQLCAQRQDATHLSDVLVCKLKHTWMSGVNSLVHQLQGTQSNFLFKAALWVKNQVQSSSLDVKRLQVLISAVSDLLLKLMEADGQSGCLVRAYVEHVTPNKIEWGKLHESLCSEWMHKPLLEGRLSMNCEPLGSSVNLCGTTKLPGHLCTSALLSKIVLLQLKNHVVHGDHDSERKKIDNIIAELLYSLQWIEELENPPYLLLEYLHMLEEMHITYEEFSTLSSTANLQQTIFDRSEEHGRLWSLTMAKVIRAENAVSWERKELFKTAEGFLPLTEGRLHTLQCLSSFLTEEEKRELVFHCVAKLMTCTQTELSSTDGAFGCLSILNSCLKDRSIDCDHLLPAVLKIIISWKNDNDDSFLFSCSLKEASAQLLGFNIELMRYLPLLLKYSAAPLADNEWDFLMCSMLAWLETTSESRLLYHIPLVQIFACVSCDLASALSTYFEAAAPYSTANLPKNLVSEWKEFFSEGIHNLLLPLLVKITGETKNASEGSFQNSVLSSLGEALTYISKDQFLNHKLPPKFVAGQKTNLPDKLQTLLNTLCPLLLFRARPVQVSVYHMLHKLMPELPKFDDEDLKSYGDEEEELALSPPAALMSILATQELLLENILECIPVGEFAVIQPLSDEFCLVLGYLLTWKLTLAFFKAASSQLRVLYSQYLRRTKSLNKLLYHLFRLMPENPVFSGPTSEVPNKDTKTFFTEELRLDVKGTGMLSSQIPHLACSVYHITLKDLPAMVRLWWNSCEKRVFNVVDKFTSKYVSSVLSSQEIASVQTSTQLFNGMTVKARSAAREVIATYSVDDIFIELIIQLPSNYPLGSITVESGKRVGVAVQQWRNWMLQLSTYLTHQNGSIMEGLSLWKNNVDKRFEGVEDCMICFSVIHGSNYSLPKKACRTCKKKFHSACLYKWFSSSNKSTCPLCRETFL, translated from the exons GATCATGATCGCCGTGTTCGAGAAGCAACTCAGCAATCTTTTGAGCAACTGATTCTTAAAGTCAAAAAACACTTAGCTCCTTACTTAAAAAGTATCATGGGTTACTGGCTGATTGCTCAGTGTGACACTTACtcccctgctgcttctgctgcaaaAGTAGCTtttgaaaaagcttttcctttgaGCAAACAACCTGAAGCCTTAGTATTCTGTAAGGATGAAATTCTTAAT GTACTTCAAGATCACCTTCTGAAGGAAACAGCTGATACACTTAGTGACCCTCA AACTGTACcagaagaagaaagggaagCCAAATTTTTCCGGATTCTGACCTGTTCCTTGTTAGCTTTAAAAAAGTTGCTCAGCATGTTGCCAAAGAAAGAGATGCATTCATTGGAGGAAAAGTTAATGTCACTTCTGTCCCAAAACAAATTTTGGAAATATAGCAAAAACAATGTATCACAG GTTCGCTCAGCTTTCTTTGAGCTGATTTCTGCTTTTTGCCAGCACTTGCCTGAGGTGGTGAAAGCTGAAGCACCAAGAGTTTGTCCTGCTGTTCTTCTCAGCATTGATGACAGTGATGCAGCGGTGTGTCCTGCTCTTTGGGAAGCAGTGCTTTATACTATCACCACTATTGAG GACTGTTGGAGTCATGTAAATGCCAGAAAAGGAGTTCTGCCAAAGCTCTGGACAGTGCTTCGAGAAGGTGGGCGAGGATTAGCTACTGTAATCTACCCAAACCTCCTGCCCTTCATTAGCAAGGTGCCTCCTGACGTTGTGGAACCGAAGCTGGAATACTTCAGAGTTTTTTTCAGCTCTATAATTCAAGG GTTGTCAAATGAGAGGACAATAGCCAGTCCTTCAGAAAGTTCAGCAATTATAACTGCATTTATGGAGTGTCTGTGCTTTGCTGTACTACAGAAAGGAGAAGACCAAAGCCAAATTCATCAAATGCTTATATGTGACCAG TTGATTCCTTTTGTCAGTGCTGTACTTAAAGACCCCAAGTTACAAAGTGGACCACTGTTTTATCAAACAGCTGAAGTGCTGAGTTCCTGGGAAGCTAAAGCAGAACTCTTCAATGATGATGGCACAGATGAAGTTTTCCAGAAACTGTTGTCAGATTTTTGGGGCcatcttttaaaaatgtgtataCTTCATGTTGATAGGTTGGATGCTGACCCGAAATTACTGTTTGCCATATCTGGTATGCTAGAAATTCTTCATAATCCGAAGAGTGCTATGAAACCAAGCAATAGAAAATCTCTAAAAATCAGATTTACAGATGAGGATGAATTTGAAAGGAACACTGAGAGTCGAAAGTTCATGGAAGTTAGAAATGGTGACTCTGAAATTCAGGCTGACTTGCAGCAAACGTCACATCTAAGGAAAGAACCTCTAGAGAACTTAGTCTGCAacctggctgagctgagcaTTGTGTATGTCAATGAACAGAAGTCAGAACAGCATTTGAACTTTCTCTCTGCCCTTCTCAACACTTTTTCCTCAAACAGAGTTTTCCAAGTACTTTTAGAGCAGGGAAATAATGTAAGTCCTGCTCAAGCTGAATCCCAAAATGAAGTAAAAGCTCATAACCGAAGTCCATCTGTACAATTTCTGTATCTGAATTTAATAACCTGGCTGAAAGAAGACTGGAGAAAAGACACCCATTTCCTGGTTGATATTTTATACAGTGTACTTCATTGTTGCAACAATAATGATGAAAGGAAAGTCATTCTTGATGATTTAGTAAAG atggaTCTTAAGTGGGTTATTTTTCTCCAGATAATTCAAAAG GCATGCTCAGGCACAACGAAACTTTCCTTAGTCTCTGACTGGCTGAAAGGAGACACGCTTGGAGAAAGACTGGTAATGCTGGCGGATGATCTGTGTCACCTGGGCTTAAAACCTAGAGCAGCCTCATCAGGATCAGCCTCTTCAGAAAGGTGGACCCTTCTGAGCTTGGTGTTGTCACAGCACGTTAAAAGTG AATCATTGATTGGTGAAACCTTTGTTGAAAGGATTATTGATAAACTTCAAGCAGCTCTGTCCAAAGCGAAGGATCTTTCTGAAGCTGGAGATACTGAACCATCAGTATCTTTCATCTGCGATGTGGCCTCAAGCTTTTTCAGCTCTGTGAAAGGCTGTTTGCTGATGCCATCCTCAGAAGACTTGCTCCTTACCATCTTCCAGCTGTGTGCTCAGAGGCAGGATGCAACACACTTGTCAG ATGTACTTGTATGCAAGTTAAAACACACTTGGATGTCTGGTGTAAATTCACTTGTGCATCAGCTTCAGGGCACTCAGAGCAACTTTTTGTTTAAAGCTGCACTGTGGGTCAAGAACCAAGTTCAGTCTTCCTCTTTGGATGTTAAAAG GCTTCAGGTTTTGATCTCTGCAGTCAGTGATTTGCTGTTGAAGCTCATGGAAGCTGATGGACAGTCTGGATGTCTTGTGAGAGCTTATGTTGAGCATGTGACACCAAACAAAATTGAGTGGGGGAAATTGCACGAATCTCTGTGCTCTGAG TGGATGCACAAGCCTCTTTTGGAAGGAAGGCTTAGTATGAATTGTGAACCTCTGGGATCAAGTGTCAACCTGTGTGGCACAACTAAACTTCCAGGCCATCTGTGTACTTCAGCCTTATTAAGTAAAATAGTACTACTTCAGCTGAAAAATCATGTAGTCCATGGAGATCATGattctgaaagaaagaaaattgatAATATAA TTGCAGAACTGTTATATTCGCTACAATGGATTGAAGAATTGGAGAATCCTCCTTATCTGCTTCTGGAATATCTTCATATGTTAGAAGAGATGCACATCACATATGAGGAGTTTAGTACTCTGAGTAGTACAGCTAACCTGCAGCAAACTATATTTGACAG ATCAGAGGAACATGGAAGACTCTGGTCCTTAACCATGGCCAAAGTGATCCGCGCTGAGAATGCTGTATCCTGGGAGAGGAAAGAACTTTTCAAGACAGCAGAAGG GTTCCTTCCATTAACAGAGGGCAGATTGCATACACTTCAGTGTTTATCATCTTTCTTAACTGAGGAAGAAAAGAGGGAACTTGTCTTCCATTGTGTGGCCAAACTTATGACATGTACACAGACAGAGCTTTCCAGCACTGACG GAGCATTTGGGTGTCTTTCCATTTTGAACTCCTGCTTGAAGGATAGAAGTATTGATTGTGATCATCTATTACCTGCAGTACTGAAAATCATAATATCTTGGAAAAATGATAATGATGACAGCTTTCTCTTTAGCTG CAGTCTGAAAGAAGCAAGTGCTCAATTGCTTGGTTTCAACATTGAGTTGATGCGTTACCTTCCCTTGTTGCTGAAATATTCTGCAGCTCCTTTGGCTGATAATGAATGGGACTTCTTGATGTGCTCCATGCTGGCTTGGTTAGAG ACAACAAGTGAAAGCCGTTTGCTTTACCATATCCCGCTTGTGCAGATTTTTGCTTGTGTCAGTTGTGACTTGGCATCTGCCCTTAGCACTTACTttgaggctgcagctccttaCAGTACTGCAAATCTTCCTAAGAACTTGGTCAGTGAATGGAAGGAATTCTTTTCTGAGGGAATTCACAATTTGCTGTTACCCTTGTTGGTGAAAATCACAG GAGAAACCAAAAATGCATCAGAAGGCTCTTTTCAGAACTCTGTATTATCATCTTTGGGTGAAGCTCTAACTTACATCTCAAAGGACCAGTTCTTAAACCATAAGCTGCCACCGAAGTTTGTTGCAGGCCAGAAGACAAATCTTCCAGATAAACTCCAGACTCTACTGAACACACTCTGTCCGTTATTGCTTTTCCGGGCTCGACCTGTACAGGTTTCTGTCTACCATATGCTGCATAA ATTAATGCCTGAATTGCCTAAATTTGATGATGAAGATCTCAAGTCCTATGGTGATGAAGAGGAGGAATTGGCATT AtcacctccagcagctcttATGTCCATCCTGGCCACTCAAGAACTCTTGCTAGAAAACATCCTGGAATGCATTCCGGTTGGAGAATTTGCAGTTATTCAACCCCTGAGTGATGAGTTCTGCCTTGTTCTAGGATATCTTCTCACTTGGAAGTTGACATTAGCTTTCTTTAAAGCAGCTTCTTCTCAG CTACGTGTTCTCTACTCACAATACCTTAGAAGAACTAAAAGCTTGAATAAACTGCTTTATCACTTGTTCAGGCTTATGCCTGAAAACCCTGTCTTTTCTGGGCCAACTTCAGAAGTTCCAAATAAGGACACAAAAACCTTCTTTACTGAAGAGCTTCGTTTAGATGTCAAAG ggacagggatgctGTCATCCCAGATCCCACACTTGGCCTGCTCTGTGTACCATATAACTCTGAAAGATCTGCCAGCCATGGTGAGGCTGTGGTGGAATAGCTGTGAGAAGCGTGTCTTCAATGTTGTGGATAAATTCACAAGCAAATATGTCAGCAGTGTGCTCTCCTCCCAGGAAATAGCTTCTGTTCAGACTAGCACACAGTTATTTAATGGCATGACA GTAAAAGCTCGGTCTGCAGCACGAGAAGTCATTGCAACCTATTCTGTTGATGATATCTTTATTGAACTAATAATACAGCTTCCATCAAATTATCCACTGGGATCCATAACAGTTGAGAGTGGAAAGAGGGTTGGTGTAGCTGTACAGCAGTGGCGCAATTGGATGCTACAGTTAAGCACATATCTTACACATCAG aATGGAAGTATTATGGAAGGCTTATCTTTGTGGAAAAATAATGTGGATAAACGTTTTGAAGGCGTTGAAGATTGCATGATCTGTTTTTCAGTCATTCATGGTTCAAACTATTCTCTTCCCAAAAAAGCTTGCAGAACGTGCAAGAAGAAGTTTCATTCAGCTTGCTTG taCAAATGGTTCTCATCCAGCAACAAATCCACATGTCCACTCTGTCGAGAGACATTCTTGTGA